CAATTGACCAAATCAATTTTACATCTCCTTTAGGAACATGGATTAAGGACAATTTCAAAGATTTATTAATCGCTGAACTGGACAATCACTCCGAATCGTATTTAACTAGTCAAGCCTTGCCGCTGATCCCAAAGGCAGATAAAATAGTCCTTCATATTGAAGCTTCTGACAAAGAGGAACTTGGTTCATTAAAAGTCCTTTTCGAGGGTCTAAGAAAAAGTAAAACCTCCATAGACTGTATAATTCATGGGAAACATACCTTACTTGACAAATTGCTCAAAATGCTTGCTGCCAAGCCAAAACCTTATACCAATTCAGAGCGTGCCAAACAGCTAGTGGAGGAAATTCTGGAGGACCATTAAGTATTCAATGTAAACGAGTCAGCGTCTAGTTGGGCTGGAAATTTCTGGCGGAATGCATTCAAATCTGTTTTGCTCAAACTGATCGATAAAATCTCTTCCTGATCAGAAAAAGCAAGTGTTTCTCCCTTGTAAGAATAAGCAGCCGAGTGGCCATTATAGTCGATTTCATTTCCATCGGCACCTACCCTATTCAATCCTACAGCATAGCTGACATTTTCTATGGCACGCGCCTTTAACAGTGCATCCCAAGCCGAAACGCGTACTGCTGGCCAATTGGCAACGTAGAGCAAGAGGTCATATTCCAGATTTACATTCCTAGACCAAACAGGAAATCGAAGGTCATAACAAATCAGAGGGCAAATTTTCCAACCCTTCCACTCTACAATCAATCGATCTGATCCTTCGGCAAAATAGTCGTGCTCATTCGCCATTCGGAATAAATGTCTCTTGTCGTAAGACTTAAATTGCCCATCCGGTTGCATCCAGATTAAGCGGTTATAAACCTCCCCTTTTTCACGTACAATATAAGACCCCGTAACCACCGCCCCTGTTTGAGCAGCCATTTGCTTCATCCACTTAAAAGTAGAGAGGTTCATGGGTTCGCTTACCCCTTCGTGTTCCATGGTAAAACCCGTTTGAAACATTTCAGGTAAAACGATAACATCAGTTTGCCCTTCTATCTCCCATACCTTCTCCTCGAACATCGCCAAATTTGCTTCTGGCTGTCGCCAATAGATATCGGATTGAATAAGAGTAAGTTTTAAATCTTCTTTTTGCACAAGACAATATTAGGGCGTCATTTCGGAATTCTTCTATTAAGTATCAAAAAAGGCGGTAAATCGACTTGATTATTGTTGAAATCATAGATTCCTCCCTACGGTCAGAAAGACGAACATATTATAACGCGCAAAGTTTTTCAGCAGCTGCAGCTAATGTCTCTTCGTCTTTTGCAAAACAGAAACGTAGTACTTTATTATCCTGTTTGTCTTGATAAAATACCGACATTGGAATAGTTGCAACACCAATTTCCTTTGTCATCCATTCTGAAAACTCAACATCTCCCGTATCACTTATGGCACTAAAATCCATCAACTGAAAGTAAGTCCCTTTGGCCGGAATAGGTTTGAATTTAGAGCTCGCCATCTTGTTCAGAAAGAAGTCTCTTTTTTGCTGATACATCGGTGCTACAGATTCATAATTGGAAGCATCTGCTAAATAATCAGCAATGGCATATTGGGTGGCCGTATGAATGGTAAAAGTGTTGTATTGATGTACTTTTCTAACCTCGGCCATAATTCCCGTTGGAGCCACTAAATAGCCCATACGCCAACCCGTCGCATGAAATGTTTTCCCGAAAGATGAGGTTACAATACTTCTATTCCTCAATTCTTCAGAACGCAAAACCGACTGGTGCAAATCGCCATCAAAAAGAATATGCTCGTAGACTTCATCCGACAGAATAAATATATCCGTACCAGAAGTCAACATTTCTAGATTTCTTAAATCATCTGCTGAAATAATTGCACCACTCGGGTTATGTGGTGAATTAATCATGATCATCTTAGTTCGATCTGTAATCTTAGATTCAACCGCCTGCCAATCTATGCTGTAATCAGTTTTTCTTAACGGCACTCCGATCGCTTTAGCACCTTGTAAATTGATAATGGGCTCATACGCATCATAGGCTGGGTCCATAATGATAACTTCATCCCCTGCATGAATCAATGCGCTAATGGTGCTGTTGATGGCTTCTATAGCGCCACAAGTCACCGTAATTTCTTGGTCTTCGTTTGGTCGCCAACCGTAACACCTTTCAGTCTTATCCGCAATGGCCTTTCTAAGCACGGGTACACCGGGCATAGGCGCATATTGATTAAAACCTTGCTTCATATAGTGATGTACACGATCAATGAGCTGAGGAGAAACCGGAAAATCTGGAAAACCCTGGGCTAAATTTATAGCGCCGTGGTCATTGGCCATTTTCGACATAATCGAAAAGATTGTGGTGCCAACGTTCGGCAACTTGGAGTTGATTTGCATATCGCTAATCGATTATCTTTTATCCATCAGTTCCAATCCCTGATTAATTCCCTTTTCTAGGGCAGGCACTCCTCTTTCCATCCAAACTGGTTTTGGCGCACCTTTTAAATAGTAATCAAAGAACTGCGCCATTCTGATATTAAAATCTAATCGATTTTGTCTTTTTAGTGGCCAGTGAGGCTCCCCATTATAGTTCAGGAACCAAGAAGGTTTGCCTAATCTTCGCAAGGCCGTGAACATTTCTATCCCTTGGTACCACGGCACATGACCGTCAGCATCGTTATGCATAATTAGCAAAGGCGTATTCACCTTATCCATATTGAAGATTGGAGAATTCTCTATAAAACGGGCGGGATATTCCCAAGGTGTACCACCAATTCTACTCTGCGTGTGCTCATACTGAAACTGACGACTAAGCCCTGTCCACCAACGGATTCCGCCATAGGCACTAATCATATTTGGCACCGGCGCCCCAGCCTCTGCCGCTTTAAAGATGTCAGTTTTCGTCACTAAATAAGCAATCTGATAGCCACCCCAGCTATGACCTTGTACACCAATATTATCCTTATCAATAAACCCTTTTTCTACTAGAGAAGTAACCCCTGGAATCACACTATTCAGTGCACTCTCTCCCGGATAACCAATACGGTAGTTTACGTCTGGATTGAAAATGACATATCCTCTACTGGTATAAAAACTGTAACTAATCGTAGATCTACCAGCAGCTGGTGGGCGGTGCGAAAACAGTCCATTAGAGCTTTTCTCATAGAAATTCACAATCATTGGGTATTTCTTATTCGGATCGAAATTTTCTGGCTTAATCAGCATACCAGATAGCTGATCACCGTCTAGAGACATCCAATGCACCAATTCAGCGGTACCCCAATTATACTCGCTCTGCTGAGGATTGGCATTTGAAATTTGGGTTGGCGATTCAAAAGTGAGGTCGGCATAATGGATGTCTGGAAATACCTCGAAAGACTGCTTCGTAAACATCACATGATCATCATCTTGAGCTTTGACAGGTCTTCCGTAATTAAAAGGGCCTGTTAACAATTGATTTCCACGCCCATTTCTAGCGTTATAAGTATAATAGCCACTATGTTTATTCGCGTCGTTGAAAGTAGTCAACAACCATTTACCTTTAGGGTCAATAAATCGAGCTTCGTTGTCTAAACGTACATAGCGGTAAGCTGTTCCTGACTCCCTACCTTTAGTCAATCGTTCGCCTTGTCCATTTTCTGGATTGAAAGACCAGATGTCGTACCGATCGTAAACCAAGAAGCGTTCATCGTCTTTTGTCCAACCTGCTGAACCATATGAACTTGGAAAGTTTGGTGAATCATTCAATTCATTGTAAAAGATTTTACCTAAGGTTAAGTTTTGTCTTTTTCCTGTGGCCACATTGTAAGTAAACCATGTGCTATCGGCCGAGCTATAGCCAAATGCATACTTAGCCGACGGACTGAAAATAACGCCTCCTCTAATCTCTTTCATGGCCATTTTAGTCTCACCAGTCGACACGTTTACCAAGGCATAATCTCTATATGTACCGCCCTGCCACTGGCTCTGTAATTGGTAGGGCAAAGACGTATTTACTAAGACCAAATTGGCATTTCCTTCATTACCAAAACTGGCACTTGGGTATTCCTTGGTAGCTAATTGGACCAGTTTATTCTTTTTGTCTAAATGAATAGCTGTCAAATAAGACTTCCGCTTGTCGTTAGCTACTTGTAGCTCTTGTACGGTATAAAGTCTAGGCTCGTCATAAGTCCAAACTTCTACATTAACGATTTCCTCATCGATAAGGGAGGTATCTTGAAGAACAGGCGGTGTAGCTAGACCAAAAAACAGCTTTGACTCATCCTTAGAATAGCTAATATTTCCATCCGATGAAACACGATATCCTTGCGGAGCAGAAACTTGATCAACCACCTTTTCGGCCCGATCCATACCTTCTTTCCAACTGTAGAGTGCATTAGGCCTCACTAAGGCTTTTGTGGTATCCAAATCAGCCACAAATGCCAGTCTTTCGCCTGAATTGCTGATGGTCATCTGAGCATACTTACCCTTATCAGCCGTAAAGATTGCTTTTGGTTCGGCAGTATTTAATTCTTGGATATAAACTCCTGGTGATTGAACCGTCGCTAGTCCAGTGGTAACAAATGCTAGCTTTTCGCCCTCATTAGCGAACTTATAATCAGTCACATACTTTAATGTATCTTGTTTGCCCGTCTTTAAGTTTCTAAGCACCACATGATAGCCATTTTTTGCGCTAGCCTTTTTCTCTTTACCATTTACCTTTACGGCATCATCAGTTAGTTGATAAGCCAAATAACCTCCCCATTTCGCTGGTGTTTTATACCCTCTAACGTGGGGTATTTTCACAAGACGCTTGTCTTTTACGCTATATATAGCCAGCGTATCGGTCGGCATATCGCTTTTCTTGGTTTTTTGACGTTTTAATTCTCGCACATCGGATTGCCATGGTTTGATAGTGAAAAACACGTAATCAGAATTAAAATCGAAGCGACCATTTTCACTTCTTTCGTGAGAAAAAACTAACGCTCCTTTACTATCCTTTAACTTAAAGTGATTATCCGCCTCTCCTTTCTCTAAGGAATAAAGTATAAGCTCTCCGTTTCTAGAAATTCGCTGACCTTGGATGGTATTCCATATTTCGAAATCAGGATGGTCAAGTATTTTTTTCTGCCCAAATGCGGTAAAACAAGCAAATAGACAAATGATGGATAGTAATTTGGCTTTCATAAGTTTATTTTTCGAATGCC
This is a stretch of genomic DNA from Roseivirga misakiensis. It encodes these proteins:
- a CDS encoding S9 family peptidase; protein product: MKAKLLSIICLFACFTAFGQKKILDHPDFEIWNTIQGQRISRNGELILYSLEKGEADNHFKLKDSKGALVFSHERSENGRFDFNSDYVFFTIKPWQSDVRELKRQKTKKSDMPTDTLAIYSVKDKRLVKIPHVRGYKTPAKWGGYLAYQLTDDAVKVNGKEKKASAKNGYHVVLRNLKTGKQDTLKYVTDYKFANEGEKLAFVTTGLATVQSPGVYIQELNTAEPKAIFTADKGKYAQMTISNSGERLAFVADLDTTKALVRPNALYSWKEGMDRAEKVVDQVSAPQGYRVSSDGNISYSKDESKLFFGLATPPVLQDTSLIDEEIVNVEVWTYDEPRLYTVQELQVANDKRKSYLTAIHLDKKNKLVQLATKEYPSASFGNEGNANLVLVNTSLPYQLQSQWQGGTYRDYALVNVSTGETKMAMKEIRGGVIFSPSAKYAFGYSSADSTWFTYNVATGKRQNLTLGKIFYNELNDSPNFPSSYGSAGWTKDDERFLVYDRYDIWSFNPENGQGERLTKGRESGTAYRYVRLDNEARFIDPKGKWLLTTFNDANKHSGYYTYNARNGRGNQLLTGPFNYGRPVKAQDDDHVMFTKQSFEVFPDIHYADLTFESPTQISNANPQQSEYNWGTAELVHWMSLDGDQLSGMLIKPENFDPNKKYPMIVNFYEKSSNGLFSHRPPAAGRSTISYSFYTSRGYVIFNPDVNYRIGYPGESALNSVIPGVTSLVEKGFIDKDNIGVQGHSWGGYQIAYLVTKTDIFKAAEAGAPVPNMISAYGGIRWWTGLSRQFQYEHTQSRIGGTPWEYPARFIENSPIFNMDKVNTPLLIMHNDADGHVPWYQGIEMFTALRRLGKPSWFLNYNGEPHWPLKRQNRLDFNIRMAQFFDYYLKGAPKPVWMERGVPALEKGINQGLELMDKR
- a CDS encoding amidohydrolase → MQKEDLKLTLIQSDIYWRQPEANLAMFEEKVWEIEGQTDVIVLPEMFQTGFTMEHEGVSEPMNLSTFKWMKQMAAQTGAVVTGSYIVREKGEVYNRLIWMQPDGQFKSYDKRHLFRMANEHDYFAEGSDRLIVEWKGWKICPLICYDLRFPVWSRNVNLEYDLLLYVANWPAVRVSAWDALLKARAIENVSYAVGLNRVGADGNEIDYNGHSAAYSYKGETLAFSDQEEILSISLSKTDLNAFRQKFPAQLDADSFTLNT
- a CDS encoding methionine aminotransferase, whose translation is MQINSKLPNVGTTIFSIMSKMANDHGAINLAQGFPDFPVSPQLIDRVHHYMKQGFNQYAPMPGVPVLRKAIADKTERCYGWRPNEDQEITVTCGAIEAINSTISALIHAGDEVIIMDPAYDAYEPIINLQGAKAIGVPLRKTDYSIDWQAVESKITDRTKMIMINSPHNPSGAIISADDLRNLEMLTSGTDIFILSDEVYEHILFDGDLHQSVLRSEELRNRSIVTSSFGKTFHATGWRMGYLVAPTGIMAEVRKVHQYNTFTIHTATQYAIADYLADASNYESVAPMYQQKRDFFLNKMASSKFKPIPAKGTYFQLMDFSAISDTGDVEFSEWMTKEIGVATIPMSVFYQDKQDNKVLRFCFAKDEETLAAAAEKLCAL